From Quercus lobata isolate SW786 chromosome 1, ValleyOak3.0 Primary Assembly, whole genome shotgun sequence, one genomic window encodes:
- the LOC115950193 gene encoding uncharacterized protein LOC115950193, whose translation MSVARLSTEDNDWEFKRPKKGASPVPGFSDEDKIGTIQPHDDALVVTLRIGGFDVRRVLVNQGSVVEVMYPDLYKWLNLKPKDLMAYDSPLVSFKGKTVTPKGQIRLSIQAGSDVVEVDFIVVDAYSSYTAIVAKPWLHALRAVSSTLHQNLKYPSVKWWAVLVVLGCFL comes from the coding sequence ATGTCTGTGGCTCGGCTCTCCACCGAGGACAATGATTGGGAATTCAAAAGGCCTAAAAAGGGAGCCTCACCTGTGCCGGGATTCTCAGACGAGGATAAGATTGGAACCATCCAACCCCATGACGATGCTTTGGTAGTTACACTTAGGATTGGGGGGTTTGACGTGAGGAGAGTACTAGTAAATCAGGGCAGTGTtgtggaagtaatgtaccctgatctgtACAAATGGCTGAACCTAAAGCCTAAAGACCTAATGGCATATGATTCCCCTTTGGTGAGTTTCAAAGGGAAGACTGTTACACCAAAGGGACAGATCAGACTGTCCATACAGGCCGGTTCAGacgtggtggaggtggatttcatTGTGGTTGATGCTTATTCGTCATACACAGCCATAGTGGCCAAACCTTGGCTCCACGCCCTAAGAGCTGTTTCTTCTACACTTCACCAGAATTTGAAATACCCGTCTGTAAAGTGGTGGGCTGTGCTAGTGGTTTTGGGCTGCTTCCTATGA